The DNA region TTGGTCTAGACTACGAAAAGATCAACAAAATCAATATGCGGACGTGGCGGAACTGGTAGACGCAAGGGACTTAAAATCCCTCGACGGCAACGTCATGTGGGTTCGAGTCCCACCGCCCGCACCAGTCTGTTGCGCACCGCTCTTACTTCTTGGCCTTGGCCTTTTTTGGCTTGGCCTTCTTCGTCGTCCTGGCCTTGGTTTTCTTTGCCTCTGCGGCCTTAGCCGGCTTCCTCGCCTTCTTCGCCGATTTCTTGGCTGACGTCTTGGCGACTTTCTTGGCCGATGTCTTCGTGGCTTTCTTCGTGGCTTTCTTGGGCACTTTCTTGACGGCTGTCTTCGTCGACACCCCGCCAGCCACACTGGACTGTTGCGCCGCGCCGCCACCGCCTCCGCTGCCCGTCGGACGGGGCGGCACCGGCTCCTCCATCCAGAAATCCAGCTCCTGCTCCTTGCCGCCGCCGGGCTTCCAGCCGTCGAGCGAATAAATCTGATCCGGATTGCCGCCGCTGCCGAGATAGCCGCGCCAGGAATAGTGGTCGTAGACGCCGTTGATGTGCAGCGCATAGGCTTGGGCAAGCTGCTTGTTGCCGCGGATGATCACGAGATTCTCGTCGTTCTTCTCCGAAGCGGCGACCGAGAAATTGTGCGATCCGGTGATGACGGCGCAATTGTCGGAGAACGGATCGATCACGATGGTCTTGGAGTGAACGATCGCGATCATCCCGGCGTTGCGGATCTGCTGGACGCTGAACTCGACGTCGGCCCATGAGGGTTCGTTGGTCGCGCTCACACCATGCGGCAGCTGGACGTCGTCATGGAAGGATTGCTTCGGTGCGCCCGATTTGACGACCTCCCCTCCGACCGAAACGATGTCGCCGTTCTTGCTGGCCATCATGGTCGACACCACGCCACGGACATAGATGTCGTTCTGCTGTGCGCGGACCAGCAGGGCATCCAGCAACGGCGATTGACCCGGCATGAACATCAGGAAGAGCGCGCCGTCCTTGGCGTTCTTGATGAGGTCCAGCACCGGCTTGAACTCCGCCTCGCCGTTGGTCGCGGCGAAGAAGACCGAAATGTTGCTGTCGCTGGTCGGACTGGAATTCGACGTCTTGAGCGCGGGCGGCATGGCATTGCCCGCGGCGACCAGCTTGCCCCACTGATCGAGGTAGCGCTTGGCGATCACCGCATTCTCGATGATCAGCACGTTGTTGAGCTGCGTGCACAGCCCGGTGGTGGTCCAGTTGGTGCTGCCGGTGAGCACGCGGATCGCGTTGCCATGCGCGTCGCTCTCGACCACGAACTTGTTGTGGACGCTCGGTGACGACCTGCCCGCATTCGACAGATCGCGATGCTTGACCGTCAGGCCGGCGCCACTGAGCTCGCCCGCGATGTTCGGCTTGGTCGCACTGCCATTGCCGAGCAGAACGTTGCCGCGGCTGCCGAACGGTTTCAGCGCGCCGACCAACTCCTCGTCATTCATCTCGTAGATGGCGGCATGGATCTGGCTGCCGCGGAGATCGGCATCGTGCAAGAAGGCCAGGATCTCGTGCAGGGCGTCGCCTGAAAGGTAGCGGCGCGCCTGGTTGGCCGGGTCGGACAGGCCCTTGACGAAATTGCGCAGCGCGTCGTCGGACGTATCGCCCTGCACGAAGCGGCTGACGATCTGCGACATCAGGGTGCCGCGGTTGAAATAAGCCGACAAGCCGCCGCCCGCATCGCCCGAAGCAACCGTCGGCGTCGTCCAGGCCGTCACCGTGGCCGCATCGGGCGTGAAAGTCCCGTTCGCGCCGCCCTTCATTGCGGTGACGCGATACGAGACATTCTCCGTATCGACGACGCTGTGATCGGCCCAGATGCAGCGCCGGAACGGCGATTGCGTCGAGGATATGCCGGCGTCCGCGACCGGTTTCTCGCCGGGCTTCGGCGGAATGCGGTTGGACAGCACGGTCGTCTGTTGCGTGATGTTGTTGCGCCGCTCGAGCTGGAAGCCGACCCAGTCGTTGGACCAGGTGTCCGGCTGCCAGGCGATCAGGATATCATCGGCGTTCGCGTAGGCCTTGACATTGATGGTCATCGCAATTTCCCCGAGGCTGGGTATCGGCCCGGCGGACAATACTCCGCAAACCTTGGGTAGTTTGTGAAATAGACGACAACTGTTCGTGCAAATCGGCGCGGCGCGGCGCGCCGGGCGTCGAGCCTTACTCGAACGCCAGTCCCAGCCGCTTCTGCTTCTTCCATACGATGCGGGACGGCCACCGCTGGCCGTCGACGCCGAGGGTGAAGCGGTCGGGAAACCACAGCGGCGAGTTCACTTCGATGCAGGCGCCCTGAGGCGAGAGATTCCGCACCGTGCAGGCGATCACTTCATTGCCGAACTCGATCGCTCCCGACTTGAGGACGCGGCGGCGTGCGCCGGAACGGCGCTTCTCGGTCGGCATTGGCTGTTGCGCGCTGGCCGGTGCGGGCCCGCTATGGTCGTCGGCCATGGGCCCGTCGCGGTAGGTACACAAGTCGGCGGTCAGACTACGACACAATACTGACGGGAACCTTAAGGCCGCCGCTATCCAAATTGGTATGCCACCCACGGCCTGAGCAGGCGGCGTCACGATGCCTGCATCACCTGATCGTGTTTTGAGGGTGTGGCAGGGTTCACATGCCGCGATCGCCACGTGATGTAGTGTCGGCGCATTGGAAATTCCGGCCGCACATTTCGCGGCCCTCAGATTTCGAGATCAATGTGTTGGAGATAGGCGATGACGATTGCGGATCGCAATCAGATTGTCGGCAATGCCGCGCCCGATCACGGTGCTTCCATCCTCGAACACGGCGACGACGCGGCTCACTGCAGCAACGGGCTTAACGCACAGAGATTCCTCGATGCGACGCCCAACGAGCGCGCGATCTACCGGCGATGGATTCGCAGCGCGATCGCGGCGTGCGGATTGTTGGCGTTCGCCGCGGGCGTAATGGTCTGGATGAACGGCGCCGGCGTCGGACAGACCCAGCTCACGAGCCTGTCGAGCACGAGCAACGCTAAATCGGGCCACTAGATTAGCCGCCGTCGCGGCGCGGCTGCGCGAAACGAAAACGGCCGGGACAAGTCCCGGCCGTTTGTATTGCGTCAAGCCGCAAGCCTACTCGGACTTGTCGATATTCCAGAAGATCGGCGTTGCCGGACCATCGAGCACACCGGACAGCGACTTCCGCCATGCGCTCGGACCCTGATACTGACCGAGCGGAATATAGATGACCTGCTCGTAGGCTTCCTTCTGGATATCGGCCGCGATCTTCTTCTGCTCGTCGAGCGACGGCGCGCGAACGAAGGCGTCCTTCAGCTGTTCGATCTTCGGATCGTCGGCCCAGCCGAACCATCCGCCATTCTTGCCCTGGCCGCCGATCGAGAGGTTGGCGATCGGGTTGGAGACGTCGGCACTGACCCAGTTGGTGAAGAACATGTTCCAGCCGCCATCCTTCGGCGCCTTCTGGCTGGCGCGGCGGGTCACCACTGTCTGCCAGTCGGTGGCCTGCAGGTCGACCTTGAAGCCGGCGTCGCGCAGTTGCTGGGCGACAACAACCGGCTGCGCCTTGAGCGTGGTGACGTCGCCCGGCGCCATGATGACGACGGGCGTGCCATCATAGCCCGACTCGGCAAGCGCCTTCTTGGCCGCCGCCATGTCGCCGCCCTTCAACAAGGTCTCGCCGCCGACTTCGGACGCGAACGGCGTGTCGCAGATGAAGAAGGCGACGCAGGTCTTGTAGTATTTCGGATTGCCGACCAGCGCGTCGAGCACCTGCTTCTGGTTGATCGCCATCAGCGCCGCCTGGCGAACCTTGATGTTGTCGAACGGCGGATAGAGGAAGTTCATGCGGCCGAGCGTCTGGAAGCCGAACTTGTTCAGCGTCTCGACCTTCAGGTCCTTGTCGCCTTCCAGGATCGACAACGTGTCGAACGACGGGTTCTCCAGGAAATCGATGTCGCCGGACTGCAGCGCGTTCATCGCAGTCTGCGCGTCGGCCATCGTGACCCACTCGACGCGGTCAACCTTCACGACCTTGCCGCCCGCGGTCCAGCTCGCCGGCTCCTTGCGCGGCACGTAGTCGTTGTTCTTGACATAGACCGCCTTCACGCCCGGCTGGAATTCGGCCTGGACGAACTTGAACGGGCCCGAACCGATCTGCTCCGGGATCGGCTTGTCCGGCGGGGTTTCGGCCAGCCGCTTCGGCATCATGAAGGCAACGCGCGACGACGGCTTGCCGATCGAATCCAGCACCAGGCCGTAGGGCTCCTTCAGCTTCAGCGTGATCGTCTTCGCGTCGGTGGCCTCTAAGCTCGCCGTGAAATCCATCAGCTTCTGGCCCATGCCGTCGACCTTGGCCCAGCGCTTCAGCGAAGCGACGCAGTCTTCCGCGGTCACCGGCGTTCCGTCGTGCCACTTCAGGCCATCGCGCAGCGTGAATGTGTAAGTGAGCTTGTCGTCAGACACCTTCCAGTCGGCCATCTGCGGCTGGATCTTGAAGTTGGAGTCGGTCGCGACCAGCGTGTCGTAGACCATGTAGCCATGGTCTCGCGTGATATAGGCCGTGGTCAGGATCGGATCGATGACGCGCAGATCCGAATGCATCACCGCGGTGATGGTCTTGCCCGCGGCCATCGCCTGCGGCGCAAAGGACAATTCCTGCGGCGCGAACGACAGCGCGAGCGCCGTCAACGCAGCCGCTAGCGTGCGGTGCTTCCAACGCGAGATAGGGAACATGCAATTTCTCCTGACGTGTAACTGGTCAAAGCCGGCTTATTCGTTATGCATGCGGTTCGTTATTTAGGCGAACTAACATGCTGTATGGCTTGTGAAATCGAGACTTGCATCAAGCGCAATGCGCGTCAATCGGTTTCCGGCAGGATCGAACGTATACGAACGAATGAACCGCTGGTGCAGCGCATTTGACTTTACAAACTCGTCTTCCGAGCTTTTCGTACGGCACGCGAACGCGTATCGGCGCGCACAAACAACAAGAGAGAAAAGACATGAACCCCGCCAATCTTCCTTTTGATTCCGAAGCGATGCTGCAGGGGCTGCGCAGCTGGGTGGAATGCGAGAGCCCGACATGGGATGCGGCCGCAGTCGAGCGCATGCTCGACCTCGCCGCGCGCGAGATGGCGGTGATGGGTGCGACGATCGAACGCATCGCGGGACGCCAGGGCTTCGCCGGCTGCGTCCGCGCCCGTTTTCCCCATCCGAAACAAGGCCAGCCCGGCATCCTGATTGCCGGTCATGTGGACACCGTGCACCCGGTCGGCACCATCGAAAAGCTGGCGTGGCGACGCGAAGGCAACAAGTGCTTCGGGCCCGGTATCTTCGACATGAAGGGCGGCAACTATCTGTCGATCGAGGCGATCCGGCAGTTGGCGCGCGCGTCCTTTACGACGCCGCTGCCGATAACGGTGCTGTTCACGCCCGATGAAGAGGTCGGCACGCCGTCGACGCGCGACATCATCGAGGCCGAAGCCGCGCGCAACAAATACGTGCTGGTGC from Bradyrhizobium sp. B124 includes:
- a CDS encoding PilZ domain-containing protein, which encodes MADDHSGPAPASAQQPMPTEKRRSGARRRVLKSGAIEFGNEVIACTVRNLSPQGACIEVNSPLWFPDRFTLGVDGQRWPSRIVWKKQKRLGLAFE
- a CDS encoding ABC transporter substrate-binding protein, whose product is MFPISRWKHRTLAAALTALALSFAPQELSFAPQAMAAGKTITAVMHSDLRVIDPILTTAYITRDHGYMVYDTLVATDSNFKIQPQMADWKVSDDKLTYTFTLRDGLKWHDGTPVTAEDCVASLKRWAKVDGMGQKLMDFTASLEATDAKTITLKLKEPYGLVLDSIGKPSSRVAFMMPKRLAETPPDKPIPEQIGSGPFKFVQAEFQPGVKAVYVKNNDYVPRKEPASWTAGGKVVKVDRVEWVTMADAQTAMNALQSGDIDFLENPSFDTLSILEGDKDLKVETLNKFGFQTLGRMNFLYPPFDNIKVRQAALMAINQKQVLDALVGNPKYYKTCVAFFICDTPFASEVGGETLLKGGDMAAAKKALAESGYDGTPVVIMAPGDVTTLKAQPVVVAQQLRDAGFKVDLQATDWQTVVTRRASQKAPKDGGWNMFFTNWVSADVSNPIANLSIGGQGKNGGWFGWADDPKIEQLKDAFVRAPSLDEQKKIAADIQKEAYEQVIYIPLGQYQGPSAWRKSLSGVLDGPATPIFWNIDKSE
- a CDS encoding phospholipase D-like domain-containing protein; this translates as MTINVKAYANADDILIAWQPDTWSNDWVGFQLERRNNITQQTTVLSNRIPPKPGEKPVADAGISSTQSPFRRCIWADHSVVDTENVSYRVTAMKGGANGTFTPDAATVTAWTTPTVASGDAGGGLSAYFNRGTLMSQIVSRFVQGDTSDDALRNFVKGLSDPANQARRYLSGDALHEILAFLHDADLRGSQIHAAIYEMNDEELVGALKPFGSRGNVLLGNGSATKPNIAGELSGAGLTVKHRDLSNAGRSSPSVHNKFVVESDAHGNAIRVLTGSTNWTTTGLCTQLNNVLIIENAVIAKRYLDQWGKLVAAGNAMPPALKTSNSSPTSDSNISVFFAATNGEAEFKPVLDLIKNAKDGALFLMFMPGQSPLLDALLVRAQQNDIYVRGVVSTMMASKNGDIVSVGGEVVKSGAPKQSFHDDVQLPHGVSATNEPSWADVEFSVQQIRNAGMIAIVHSKTIVIDPFSDNCAVITGSHNFSVAASEKNDENLVIIRGNKQLAQAYALHINGVYDHYSWRGYLGSGGNPDQIYSLDGWKPGGGKEQELDFWMEEPVPPRPTGSGGGGGAAQQSSVAGGVSTKTAVKKVPKKATKKATKTSAKKVAKTSAKKSAKKARKPAKAAEAKKTKARTTKKAKPKKAKAKK